The following coding sequences are from one Leucoraja erinacea ecotype New England chromosome 2, Leri_hhj_1, whole genome shotgun sequence window:
- the LOC129708461 gene encoding armadillo-like helical domain-containing protein 2 yields the protein MFKCLDLFRRSKTSHEFFHNPEEDIDYKMRDNVYTKQIKDYGEALQNTHLPLYNRLQAAVSLGIISYTGGPEAANCVQAYIEPLLRYLNQTIYTEEDQITVLQSLAGICYNNTANQSTVVDQQILTTLVSMINSRNSNVMSIKVKFWACYLLHVLCCNNIPIIRRLNKAKYLHPSLIHLSELSWIGWPDNYAQVLIYILGFEKQSQAL from the exons ATGTTCAAATGTTTGGACCTATTTCGTCGAAGCAAGACCAGCCACGAATTCTTCCACAACCCAGAAGAAGATATTGACTACAAAATGAGAGACAATGTTTATACCAAACAGATTAAGGATTACGGAGAGGCGTTGCAGAATACTCATCTTCCATTGTATAACAGGCTGCAGGCAGCGGTTTCATTGGGCATAATAAGTTATACAG GTGGGCCGGAAGCTGCCAACTGTGTGCAGGCCTACATCGAGCCTCTCCTGCGCTACCTGAACCAGACCATTTACACGGAGGAGGACCAGATCACAGTGCTCCAGAGCTTGGCGGGGATCTGCTACAACAACACCGCCAACCAGAGTACCGTGGTGGACCAGCAGATCCTGACCACTCTGGTGTCCATGATCAACAGTAGGAACAGCAATGTCATGTCCATCAAGGTCAAGTTCTGGGCCTGCTACCTGCTCCACGTCTTGTGCTGCAACAACATTCCCATAATCCGGCGCCTGAATAAGGCCAAGTATCTGCACCCCAGTCTCATACATTTATCCGAGCTCTCTTGGATTGGTTGGCCAGACAATTATGCCCAAGTGCTGATCTACATTCTAGGGTTTGAGAAGCAAAGCCAAGCTTTGTAG